In the genome of Arachis stenosperma cultivar V10309 chromosome 2, arast.V10309.gnm1.PFL2, whole genome shotgun sequence, the window GTTACAAGATATTCGACttttcaacttgatgaatgagTTGTTTCACTTTTATGCTTCTATTATGTGTAAATTAATCACATCATCAAATTTAGTAAAGCTTGAGAATCAAAAGAAAAGCTTAAATTAGTTTTTctttaagataaaataaaataaagaagcTTAATGTAAAAGCTGTATCTTTTCTGGGGAAGATTATCATTAAACTTCTGAAATTCAGATAAAGTTCGTCGTCttatcattaaaaaaatcaGAGATAGAGGATTTGTTGAATGCTGACAAAGCCCATACTGTCACCAGCTCAACATATACATATTAATACGTTAAAGGCTTTTCCTTTTcaagaccaaaaaaaaaaaaacttttccTTTTGGGGTAgtaattttaatgtttttttcaTGAAAGAgcataaatatatttaattattccttttatctttataattttattaattttttaattaaatttttatatatatttttttaattgaatccctacattgcttttaattttataattaaattcttttcatataaaaaaacgttaaaattaatagaatatttttcttaaaatatagATGTCGTCAAATATCTAGTTAggtttttaattatgaatactTTTAATTTACGAAAAAATATTCAGTTAACTCTAACATTTTTTACACTAGAAAGAacctaattataaaataaaaaatagtatatggacctaattaaaaatttagtgaaactataaaaactaatagaataattaaagcttacaaaaatatatatataacattatgTTATCTTCTCTAAAACTTCAAACATAAATCTAATCTCTTGTTAAGTccataaattatattaatattaaatcaTATTTTGATAGAGATTTGAAAGCGGCATCATAATATTCAACAACTAACATATCTTCACATGTTTGATCTAAAGTCtgtaaaggaaaataaaataaaataaaataaaaggctAGTGACCTAAGTGCCTAACTTTGTCACTACAATACATCCTCATTTTTtcctttactttttttttattattataaatgttattatatatatattcattatGCTTTCTGATACACACATACAATGATACAAATCATTCCCACTTTCCTTCACAAATTATCATAAATCTCTTACCAACTCCCATGGCGAATTCTCTACTCCATGAACCTCAGAAGCTCATCATTGATACTGACCCTGGAATTGGTGAGTTCATTCTCTAACTTCTATATATGTCTATCTAAAATTAATATTTCATAAATATTAgcaaatgatatataattttggGGGAAATGATATTTTACTACACAGCACTTATTATTAGATGGACGACGCAGTAGCATGTTtggttttcattaaaaatttgCAAAATTTCTAATCATGATTTGAGCAAAAACTTTCACCATAGTACCACTTTATATGTATAtgattataaataatttgattgaTCCAATAAATTAGTGAGATTTCTTATGTCAAATTCTTAGACCAAAATAACAATGTTGTGCTTATAagtaaaaaagtaaataatagaATTATTTTTGAAGTTGATAGTTGGTAGACCAATTATAATATTAGAAGAATCTCTCCAAATAATTGTCATGATGAATTTTggctcctttttttttttttttaaatatgaagATGATAGCGTTACAATTATGATGGCATTTGAGAGTCCAGAGGTGGAGATCATAGGCATGACCACCATTTTTGGTAATGTTACTACACAAGGTGCCACACACAATTCTCTTCTTTTGGTATGTCTTCATTTATTTTCAGCCTCTAATAATTCTGAAGCAGATCATAATATAAGGTGCATGTTATAGTGGCTTATAtcataatattttgtaatattatttaatatttagaactactttttagttttaaaaaaaatgttatgataaaaaggtaaaaaaatattactttaattttagtAACACTTTTTAAAGTGTTATAAATTTATGTAAGCACTATAACCACCATAATAATAGTCACTATAGATTTCaccaatataattaattaattatatttttgataGTAAACAAAATTGTGCAGTGTGAGCTTGCAGGACATCAAAATGTTCCAGTAGCTGAAGGCAGCCCTGAACCACTTAAGgtgattaattatattttataattcatATATTTGGATTGGAATTTCAAAAGGGATATATAATTAAGTTTATGGATCAAATTTTATACTCACGCTAAAACCCTTGATATATGGtaaaaactcaggtgcagtcaaCTTAAtgtaaagttgatagttgagtgccgttagatgaaaatttaatcaaatcaatcaaatcatttAATAACTCCCAACTATCAATTTCACGTAAAGTCGACTGCATCTGAGTTTTCACCTTGATATATAGGCTTCATCCTTCAGACATCTACTTAGGTTTGCATAATataatttgtataattattttattttattttcctttttgtttttccaaatTTAAGTGAAAATGAAATATCACACCAATTTGATAATATTAAgtcttttattgaattttgaatacCAAGGTTGAAACCTTTTTTTCTTTGGTAACATTATTATATATCTGTGAGATAtggtttattatttttgttgtcTTAAATAATGGTTTATTATATTATGATAAAAGGGTGGAATTCCTAGGGTTGCTGATTCAATTCATGGTTCTGATGGATTGGGAAATATGTTCCTGGCACCACCAAAAGCTAAGAAAATTGACAAGTTTGCTTCTGAATTTTTAGTGGAGAAAGTTTCAGAATATCCTGGCCAAGTATCTGTTCTAGCACTTGGACCTTTAACAAACTTAGCTTTGGTAATTATTGATAACTAATTAActagtgaattttttttatggcctctgaatttttatttttattttaaaaaattaactttttattttcaGGCCATCAAAAGGGATTCTTCTTTTGCAAGCAAGGTGAAGAAAATAGTTGTTCTTGGTGGTTCTGTTTTGGCCTTAGGAAATGTTAATCCTGCTGCAGAAGCAAATGTGAGTGATCATATATTATATCTATAGtttttagagtttaattttgatgcactaacaacataaataattatatacgaCCATTTCATCAGAttcatatatttaaattattttttaattaataaatttaaaaattcgtTATTTTTGCTTATATGCCAATACTCggtcaaattttttttcgatttaattactctattggtccctatagtttcgcaaaattttcaattaggtccttatatttttttctttttaattaggtctctgcaccaatttttttttcaattaggccCCTCTTAGTAGTAATTGACTTCATTATATAgggacccaactaaaaaaaaaattggtacagggactcaaataaaaaaaaaagtgtagggactcaattaaaaaaaatggtgcaaagactcaattaaaaggaaaaaaagtatatagACCAATACagtaattaaactttttttttttcataagtataatttttttttcatattgtCTATTAATGCAATGGGTATTTGTAGGTaaatcatcataaaaaataaaatacacaaAAGTAAATTTGGTCAAATTTCATGTCCtccttattctatttaattatttgaagATCTATGGAGACCCAGAAGCAGCAGATATTGTGTTTACTTCTGGAGCTaacattgttgttgttggatTAAACATTACAACCCAAATCAAATTCACAGGTGATGGGATCATAAATCACAataatcaatatatataatttattttctctaatttaatttgtatggatcaatatatatttttcacTTTTCAGATGCTGACCTCCTTGAATTGAAGGAATCCAGAGGAAAGTATGCACATTTATTGAGTAACATGTGCAAATTCTATAGGGATTGGCATGTTAATTCTGATGGTTTCTATGGTAAATTCACAAAAAtgttgttttgaatttttttaagggacaatacatttttaatttattcattaataatttatttattttgttctgTGGTTCCAGGAATTTTCCTTCATGACCCTGTCTCTTTTGTGGCACTTGTGCACCCAGATTTATTTACTTATAAGAAGGGGGTAATGAGAGTAGAGACACAAGGCATTTGTGAGGGACATACAATTATGGACCTAGGACTAAAAAAGTAtgatcaaaatttttttctggTCTTGAAATATGATCAAATTTAAAACTAGTATACACTTGAATAGAGTGGGCCTTCAATTGGGCTGCACCTACAGAGccacaaatttttaaattttagggtttataatttaaaatttaaatagaattATGTAGTAACAAAGATAATCCAATTCAAACCAAGTTCAGTTGATttagtggttagctcactagttCGCTTCAGCAAGTGTCCGGATAAATCGTTCAGATTTacttaaacaagaaaaataatgactcccatttttaaaaaaatatttaaataattcaTTCATTATATAGATTAAGCCAGCTTAAATTCTGATCACTTTGAATTAAGTTCTTATTTAGAGATAAAAGTGTAAGTCGACCTAATAtaagatacaaaataattacaagtatcattattttttaaagtttttattttttatttttttcttacatGCAGATGGAATACAAGTAATCCATGGACAGGTTATTCCCCAGTTTCAGTTGCTTGGACGGTGAATGTTGATGAAGTTCTTCGTTTTATTAAGGAAAGACTCATGAAATCATGATTATATGAAGAATCAATCAAtaggcatatatatatattaaatcatTGGAACTACTTCCCTTCTGACACAAGTTAATTGAAGCATGAGGATTTTAGATTCTAACACAAAGATAGAGCTAATAATCACTTCTGAGTTTTAATGCATGTGACAATGAATCTTAATGTAATGACTTctagtgattttttttttctaaatgaATATTTGTTTAGGgtcaatcaaattaaaaaaaaaaattgacactTACATTATTATTTGAGTGTTTACGaaattaatagaaaaatataaataaagaaaatgtcAAGGCTAAGGTaaccacttaattaattattgcaaAAAATGTTGTTTAAGGtcatatttttgttttgttgcaCTTATATTTAACTACAAAAATATTATGCGTACACAAAAATTTAGacactaattaaattaatcatCATGTGTATTTGTGTTTAAATATACAAtcatacaaaatatatattaaaaaatagttatttatataaaatacatattaaaataaaaaatacattaaaaataaattaaattaaatcatatatatttacatataaatataggATAATTGATTCAGTAACTAATTTTTGTATGTGA includes:
- the LOC130961434 gene encoding probable uridine nucleosidase 1 isoform X1, which encodes MANSLLHEPQKLIIDTDPGIDDSVTIMMAFESPEVEIIGMTTIFGNVTTQGATHNSLLLCELAGHQNVPVAEGSPEPLKGGIPRVADSIHGSDGLGNMFLAPPKAKKIDKFASEFLVEKVSEYPGQVSVLALGPLTNLALAIKRDSSFASKVKKIVVLGGSVLALGNVNPAAEANIYGDPEAADIVFTSGANIVVVGLNITTQIKFTDADLLELKESRGKYAHLLSNMCKFYRDWHVNSDGFYGIFLHDPVSFVALVHPDLFTYKKGVMRVETQGICEGHTIMDLGLKKWNTSNPWTGYSPVSVAWTVNVDEVLRFIKERLMKS
- the LOC130961434 gene encoding uridine nucleosidase 1-like isoform X2; amino-acid sequence: MMAFESPEVEIIGMTTIFGNVTTQVNKIVQCELAGHQNVPVAEGSPEPLKGGIPRVADSIHGSDGLGNMFLAPPKAKKIDKFASEFLVEKVSEYPGQVSVLALGPLTNLALAIKRDSSFASKVKKIVVLGGSVLALGNVNPAAEANIYGDPEAADIVFTSGANIVVVGLNITTQIKFTDADLLELKESRGKYAHLLSNMCKFYRDWHVNSDGFYGIFLHDPVSFVALVHPDLFTYKKGVMRVETQGICEGHTIMDLGLKKWNTSNPWTGYSPVSVAWTVNVDEVLRFIKERLMKS
- the LOC130961434 gene encoding probable uridine nucleosidase 1 isoform X3, translated to MLLHKCELAGHQNVPVAEGSPEPLKGGIPRVADSIHGSDGLGNMFLAPPKAKKIDKFASEFLVEKVSEYPGQVSVLALGPLTNLALAIKRDSSFASKVKKIVVLGGSVLALGNVNPAAEANIYGDPEAADIVFTSGANIVVVGLNITTQIKFTDADLLELKESRGKYAHLLSNMCKFYRDWHVNSDGFYGIFLHDPVSFVALVHPDLFTYKKGVMRVETQGICEGHTIMDLGLKKWNTSNPWTGYSPVSVAWTVNVDEVLRFIKERLMKS